The Psychrosphaera ytuae genome includes a region encoding these proteins:
- a CDS encoding YejL family protein, with protein sequence MPIISKYSNEEINNLVEQLLDVVANNKVSVDLALIALGNTVSNIIDDNVKPEVKQQIAKSFADALLNSVENAKH encoded by the coding sequence ATGCCAATCATATCAAAATACTCAAACGAAGAGATTAATAATTTAGTCGAACAATTGTTAGATGTTGTTGCCAACAACAAGGTATCTGTCGACCTAGCACTCATAGCGCTTGGAAATACAGTAAGTAATATTATTGACGACAACGTAAAACCTGAGGTAAAACAACAAATAGCTAAAAGTTTTGCCGATGCACTGTTAAACTCAGTGGAGAATGCAAAACACTAA
- a CDS encoding nucleoid-associated protein, translating to MSLAVNQFSIAFYEKQADTEFSTKWAVMTDDSLAKAEVFVEQLHNVYNAKPSKSYAAFNEEKNTAFSQRLHTYLNQEIPFDHLSKDTLGLFQAELEKYEFEETGYLLLIDYEYVATRYFMVGVVNLSEHFSVDSEFGIKRERHLDINKIQLAARIDVSSLLHSADNLKTISFIKGRAGRQVNDFFMDLLGCTETINAKTQSKELLGAIDEFMSAETLDPEEKAQTREKVFEYCNEKIAAGEDARLEELNDTLSMAADNEFKDFISQQDYSFDDNVTLDKSTVRKLVKLSGSGGGVSVSFDRILLGDRVNYDPNRDVLTIKGVPTSLKAVLLDEFGLE from the coding sequence ATGTCGTTAGCAGTAAATCAATTTTCTATCGCCTTTTATGAAAAACAAGCGGATACCGAGTTTTCTACAAAGTGGGCCGTGATGACTGATGACAGTCTGGCCAAGGCAGAAGTGTTTGTCGAACAACTGCATAATGTATACAACGCAAAGCCGAGTAAGAGCTATGCGGCATTTAACGAAGAGAAAAATACGGCATTCTCACAGCGTTTACATACCTATTTAAATCAAGAGATCCCGTTTGACCACTTATCAAAAGACACATTGGGCTTGTTTCAAGCCGAACTTGAAAAGTATGAGTTTGAAGAAACGGGCTATTTACTGTTGATAGATTACGAATACGTGGCGACGCGTTATTTTATGGTTGGTGTGGTGAACTTGTCAGAACATTTTTCTGTTGACTCAGAATTTGGCATTAAGCGCGAGCGTCACTTGGACATTAACAAAATTCAATTGGCCGCACGTATAGACGTGAGCTCATTGCTGCATTCAGCGGATAACTTAAAAACAATCTCGTTTATTAAAGGCAGAGCGGGTCGCCAGGTTAATGACTTTTTTATGGACTTGTTAGGCTGTACAGAAACGATCAACGCCAAAACACAGTCTAAAGAGTTGTTAGGTGCTATCGATGAGTTTATGTCGGCAGAAACATTAGACCCAGAAGAAAAAGCTCAAACACGAGAAAAAGTATTTGAATACTGTAATGAAAAAATAGCTGCAGGTGAAGACGCAAGACTTGAAGAGCTAAACGACACCTTGAGTATGGCGGCTGACAATGAATTCAAAGACTTTATCAGTCAGCAAGATTACAGCTTTGACGATAATGTGACCTTAGATAAATCAACTGTCAGAAAGTTAGTTAAACTCAGTGGTAGTGGCGGAGGTGTCTCTGTTTCTTTTGACCGAATATTATTAGGTGATAGAGTAAATTACGATCCAAACAGAGACGTGCTAACGATTAAGGGCGTACCTACCTCACTTAAAGCGGTACTATTAGATGAATTTGGCTTGGAGTAA
- a CDS encoding YciI family protein, translating into MYYMIYSEDKANSLETRLATREKHLARLQELKQKGRLLVAGPLPAIDSENPGEAGFTGSLVIAEFDSLKEAQEWAAADPYMDAGVYERSTVKPYKKVLP; encoded by the coding sequence ATGTACTACATGATTTACTCAGAAGACAAGGCCAATTCACTTGAAACGCGTTTAGCGACCCGTGAAAAGCACCTTGCTAGATTGCAGGAATTAAAACAAAAAGGTCGCCTATTAGTGGCCGGACCTCTTCCTGCGATCGACAGTGAAAACCCAGGAGAAGCTGGTTTTACAGGTTCTTTAGTTATTGCTGAGTTTGACTCTCTAAAAGAGGCGCAAGAATGGGCAGCAGCCGATCCATACATGGATGCAGGAGTTTACGAGCGCTCAACGGTTAAGCCGTACAAAAAAGTATTACCATAA
- a CDS encoding lysozyme inhibitor LprI family protein: MKTTFFTAIFCVLVCLPFDSVADFFYDSKEITDCKQKHKNPMDYTLCLDAAFVQVERQLMTWETNVEIKLEEISKEKSGDSIRLYKSAQRYFNKHVKATCQWQYLAMLPDMTSAVIMSKECQIYMTKDRIKKLQEMSEMKF, encoded by the coding sequence TTGAAAACGACATTTTTTACCGCAATCTTTTGCGTATTAGTCTGTTTGCCATTTGATAGTGTTGCGGATTTCTTTTACGACTCAAAAGAAATTACCGACTGTAAACAAAAACACAAAAACCCAATGGACTATACCCTGTGTTTAGATGCGGCATTTGTACAAGTAGAGCGTCAATTAATGACGTGGGAAACCAATGTCGAAATAAAACTCGAAGAAATCAGCAAGGAAAAAAGCGGTGACTCGATTCGTTTATACAAATCGGCACAGCGCTATTTTAATAAGCACGTAAAGGCCACTTGTCAGTGGCAGTATTTAGCAATGTTGCCGGACATGACGTCTGCCGTGATTATGTCAAAAGAGTGCCAGATCTATATGACCAAGGATCGAATTAAAAAGCTCCAAGAAATGAGCGAAATGAAGTTTTAA